A stretch of the Neodiprion lecontei isolate iyNeoLeco1 chromosome 4, iyNeoLeco1.1, whole genome shotgun sequence genome encodes the following:
- the LOC107217834 gene encoding amyloid beta A4 precursor protein-binding family B member 1-interacting protein isoform X3: MDKLFRWKSHKIHENGLENVSSATLRPFNSDINTPRIDSYRFSMANLEDSQDVDLDAILGELCALERRCDGDIAATPAPDSQRQGRPNNTRINPTDSTDISKNDGGMRTDSPDNDSAFSDTVSMLSSESSASSSGSGHKPPQNNMHTVPQQQPHHLMDAAGRAKAEKIRLALEKIREASVQKLFIKAFTLDGSGKSLLVDEGMSVAHVCRLLADKNHVPMDPKWAVVEHLPDLFMERVYEDHELLVENLLLWTRDSKNKLLFVERPDKTQLFLSAEKFLLGPSDRSNAEYDDHSRNILLEEFFSSSNAGVPEIEGPLYLKSDSKKGWKRYHFILRASGLYYWPKEKARSARDLVCLATFDVNQVYYGISWKKKYKAPTDFCFAVKHPRLQQPKSTKYIKFLCAEDSAALERWMVGIRIAKYGRQLMENYRTLVDELAQEDLDLLAHARSCSVSSIATPPNQTQYNTTNDNARQFTENSRNVVSEGRLSRASSSSSSGCMSDGASSSCEVAFECGEFPTGTIKRKPSMNPKLPLTSITRQLKEVGETVRDEPDSCPSPTSSGSGTLTRRHSRRRSGTDSDGSGTLKRHHRSGNATPVSPVPPGTPVRERASPITYSRTESIESKTPTSPIQQCMMDSITSLPPPPSPSRGTDEAESDGEPLPPPPPEMFRSNLSLDSLPPPPAPGELPTCHSPDLTGSSLSLASLPPPPSPLVGETGTIRRARPKQSTPTNSLSPDGTPTRSLEMVNQIYATANNNGQIYSESLTSHGGNGTSSSNGSNCSTPTNSYPSSITPMSPASSGMSGSPCFAAVPPPFVPPPAYGTQHNSLPGRQNSKTESIYGGSLQHGSQPIRPNPNMDTVRRSALKQGSSHYAAPPYLAELKAAASPQPQRRVTIQEPPTSPKAKTGTGKKITFNLPPQQDQGSPALPQRKPMPPRRSNSTKLTSPKKLAASDQAPPRDFLKDLQRVMRKKWQVAQKCKLDTTTTPHEVLGFRDPPPAIADYRETNVSNWVQEHYGAYNLYENVYATDPNAPVEYASSPTKTTASVRFADENRTNNIANAIAGKRRPPPPPPKRADTTHLTTRAMH; this comes from the exons ATTCTCAAGATGTTGATCTGGATGCCATCCTTGGTGAGTTGTGTGCTTTGGAGCGACGCTGTGACGGTGATATCGCGGCAACTCCAGCCCCGGACTCTCAGAGGCAAGGAAGACCGAACAATACGAGAATCAACCCTACAGACAGCACGGATATTAGTAAAAATGATGGAG GAATGCGCACGGACAGTCCTGACAATGACAGCGCCTTCTCAGACACGGTATCGATGCTGTCCAGCGAGAGTTCGGCCAGCAGCAGTGGCTCCGGACACAAACCACCTCAGAACAATATGCACACCGTTCCGCAACAGCAACCGCATCACCTTATGG ACGCCGCAGGCAGGGCAAAggctgaaaaaattcgtctcGCACTGGAAAAGATCCGAGAGGCAAGCGTGCAGAAACTTTTCATCAAAGCCTTCACGCTCGACGGCAGTGGTAAGAGCCTTTTGGTCGATGAGGGAATGAGCGTTGCACATGTATGCAGGCTCTTGGCAGACAAAAATCACGTACCGATGGACCCCAAATGGGCAGTGGTGGAGCATCTCCCTGATCTTTTCATGG AAAGGGTATACGAAGACCACGAGCTTTTGGTAGAAAATCTGCTCCTATGGACGAGAGACTCCAAAAATAAGTTACTCTTCGTGGAACGTCCCGACAAAACGCAGTTGTTCCTCTCAGCAGAGAAATTCCTTCTTGGGCCATCAGACAGAAGTAACGCAGAATACGACGATCACTCGCGAAATATTCTATTGGAGGAGTTCTTCTCCAGCAGTAACGCGGGAGTGCCTGAG ATCGAAGGTCCACTGTATTTGAAATCGGACAGTAAAAAGGGCTGGAAAAGGTATCACTTTATCTTGCGAGCATCTGGTCTTTATTATTGGCCGAAGGAGAAGGCGAGAAGCGCTCGGGACCTTGTGTGCCTGGCAACGTTTGACGTCAACCAAGTGTATTACGGTATTAGTTGGAAGAAGAAATACAAAGCCCCGACTGACTTCTGCTTTGCCGTGAAACACCCGAGGCTTCAGCAGCCAAAATCTACCAAGTACATAAAGTTCTTGTGCGCGGAAGACAGTGCGGCTCTGGAGAGGTGGATGGTCGGCATACGAATAGCAAAATATGGCAGACAACTTATGGAGAACTACAGAACTCTCGTAGACGAATTGGCACAGGAAGATCTCGACCTGTTGGCCCACGCCAGGTCTTGCTCGGTCAGTTCGATAGCAACACCCCCAAATCAAACTCAGTACAATACGACAAACGACAACGCAAGGCAGTTCACAGAGAATTCAAGAAACGTGGTAAGCGAAGGTAGGCTCAGTAGAGCCAGCAGCTCTAGTTCCTCTGGCTGTATGTCCGACGGAGCTTCAAGCAGTTGTGAG GTGGCTTTTGAGTGCGGGGAATTCCCAACGGGCACGATTAAACGGAAACCTTCAATGAATCCGAAGCTACCGCTTACCTCGATAACGCGCCAACTCAAGGAAGTTGGAGAAACGGTACGCGATGAACCGGATAGCTGTCCAAGCCCTACCAGTTCGGGGTCAGGCACTTTAACAAGAAGGCATAGCAGGCGGAGAAGCGGGACTGACTCCGATGGGTCTGGGACTCTGAAAAGACATCACAGATCGGGAAATGCGACTCCCGTCAGTCCCGTACCTCCGGGGACTCCGGTCAGAGAAAGAGCTAGTCCTATTACCTACTCTAGGACGGAAAGCATCGAATCCAAGACTCCGACTAGCCCAATACAACAATGCATG atgGATTCGATAACGTCTCTGCCACCGCCACCCTCACCGTCCAGAGGAACTGACGAGGCGGAATCTGACGGTGAACCCCTGCCTCCTCCACCCCCGGAGATGTTCCGGTCAAACCTCTCTCTGGATAGTCTCCCGCCACCTCCCGCCCCTGGAGAACTTCCAACTTGCCATAGCCCGGACCTGACCGGCTCTTCCTTGAGTCTCGCGTCTCTTCCGCCACCACCGAGCCCCCTGGTCGGTGAAACTGGGACCATAAGACGGGCAAGGCCGAAGCAGTCAACGCCTACGAACTCACTATCACCGGATGGAACACCGACACGCTCGCTCGAAATGGTAAACCAGATTTACGCGACGGCGAACAATAATGGGCAGATTTACTCCGAGAGCCTGACATCCCATGGTGGCAATGGGACGAGTAGTTCGAACGGTTCCAACTGCTCAACGCCCACCAACTCCTACCCGTCGAGCATTACTCCCATGTCGCCTGCCTCCTCGGGGATGTCCGGTAGCCCATGCTTCGCGGCGGTCCCACCACCCTTTGTTCCACCCCCGGCATATGGCACTCAGCACAACTCTCTGCCGGGTAGACAAAACTCTAAAACGGAGTCGATATACGGCGGATCTCTTCAGCACGGCAGCCAGCCCATAAGGCCCAACCCTAACATGGACACGGTGCGGCGTAGCGCGTTGAAGCAGGGCAGCAGCCACTACGCAGCGCCTCCGTACCTCGCCGAGCTCAAGGCAGCTGCTAGCCCCCAACCACAGAGGAGGGTAACCATACAGGAGCCCCCAACATCGCCAAAGGCTAAGACCGGTACCGGGAAAAAGATCACGTTCAATTTACCACCGCAACAGGATCAAGGAAGTCCGGCATTGCCGCAGAGGAAACCCATGCCTCCCAGAAGGTCGAACAGCACGAAGCTCACGTCACCGAAAAAGTTAGCCGCCTCCGACCAGGCGCCGCCCAGAGATTTCTTGAAGGATTTGCAGAGGGTGATGCGTAAGAAGTGGCAGGTTGCCCAAAAGTGCAAACTCGACACGACGACGACTCCTCACGAGGTACTTGGCTTCCGGGATCCTCCGCCAGCCATCGCCGACTACAGGGAAACCAACGTCTCTAACTGGGTTCAGGAGCACTACGGTGCTTACAATCTTTACGAAAACGTTTATGCTACGGACCCCAACGCCCCCGTAGAATACGCGAGCAGTCCGACGAAAACTACAGCGAGCGTCAGGTTTGCGGACGAGAACCGCACGAACAACATCGCCAACGCCATTGCTGGGAAACGAAGGCCACCACCCCCACCCCCGAAGAGGGCCGACACAACTCACCTCACTACGAGAGCCATGCACTGA
- the LOC107217834 gene encoding amyloid beta A4 precursor protein-binding family B member 1-interacting protein isoform X5: MRTDSPDNDSAFSDTVSMLSSESSASSSGSGHKPPQNNMHTVPQQQPHHLMDAAGRAKAEKIRLALEKIREASVQKLFIKAFTLDGSGKSLLVDEGMSVAHVCRLLADKNHVPMDPKWAVVEHLPDLFMERVYEDHELLVENLLLWTRDSKNKLLFVERPDKTQLFLSAEKFLLGPSDRSNAEYDDHSRNILLEEFFSSSNAGVPEIEGPLYLKSDSKKGWKRYHFILRASGLYYWPKEKARSARDLVCLATFDVNQVYYGISWKKKYKAPTDFCFAVKHPRLQQPKSTKYIKFLCAEDSAALERWMVGIRIAKYGRQLMENYRTLVDELAQEDLDLLAHARSCSVSSIATPPNQTQYNTTNDNARQFTENSRNVVSEGRLSRASSSSSSGCMSDGASSSCEVAFECGEFPTGTIKRKPSMNPKLPLTSITRQLKEVGETVRDEPDSCPSPTSSGSGTLTRRHSRRRSGTDSDGSGTLKRHHRSGNATPVSPVPPGTPVRERASPITYSRTESIESKTPTSPIQQCMMDSITSLPPPPSPSRGTDEAESDGEPLPPPPPEMFRSNLSLDSLPPPPAPGELPTCHSPDLTGSSLSLASLPPPPSPLVGETGTIRRARPKQSTPTNSLSPDGTPTRSLEMVNQIYATANNNGQIYSESLTSHGGNGTSSSNGSNCSTPTNSYPSSITPMSPASSGMSGSPCFAAVPPPFVPPPAYGTQHNSLPGRQNSKTESIYGGSLQHGSQPIRPNPNMDTVRRSALKQGSSHYAAPPYLAELKAAASPQPQRRVTIQEPPTSPKAKTGTGKKITFNLPPQQDQGSPALPQRKPMPPRRSNSTKLTSPKKLAASDQAPPRDFLKDLQRVMRKKWQVAQKCKLDTTTTPHEVLGFRDPPPAIADYRETNVSNWVQEHYGAYNLYENVYATDPNAPVEYASSPTKTTASVRFADENRTNNIANAIAGKRRPPPPPPKRADTTHLTTRAMH, encoded by the exons ATGCGCACGGACAGTCCTGACAATGACAGCGCCTTCTCAGACACGGTATCGATGCTGTCCAGCGAGAGTTCGGCCAGCAGCAGTGGCTCCGGACACAAACCACCTCAGAACAATATGCACACCGTTCCGCAACAGCAACCGCATCACCTTATGG ACGCCGCAGGCAGGGCAAAggctgaaaaaattcgtctcGCACTGGAAAAGATCCGAGAGGCAAGCGTGCAGAAACTTTTCATCAAAGCCTTCACGCTCGACGGCAGTGGTAAGAGCCTTTTGGTCGATGAGGGAATGAGCGTTGCACATGTATGCAGGCTCTTGGCAGACAAAAATCACGTACCGATGGACCCCAAATGGGCAGTGGTGGAGCATCTCCCTGATCTTTTCATGG AAAGGGTATACGAAGACCACGAGCTTTTGGTAGAAAATCTGCTCCTATGGACGAGAGACTCCAAAAATAAGTTACTCTTCGTGGAACGTCCCGACAAAACGCAGTTGTTCCTCTCAGCAGAGAAATTCCTTCTTGGGCCATCAGACAGAAGTAACGCAGAATACGACGATCACTCGCGAAATATTCTATTGGAGGAGTTCTTCTCCAGCAGTAACGCGGGAGTGCCTGAG ATCGAAGGTCCACTGTATTTGAAATCGGACAGTAAAAAGGGCTGGAAAAGGTATCACTTTATCTTGCGAGCATCTGGTCTTTATTATTGGCCGAAGGAGAAGGCGAGAAGCGCTCGGGACCTTGTGTGCCTGGCAACGTTTGACGTCAACCAAGTGTATTACGGTATTAGTTGGAAGAAGAAATACAAAGCCCCGACTGACTTCTGCTTTGCCGTGAAACACCCGAGGCTTCAGCAGCCAAAATCTACCAAGTACATAAAGTTCTTGTGCGCGGAAGACAGTGCGGCTCTGGAGAGGTGGATGGTCGGCATACGAATAGCAAAATATGGCAGACAACTTATGGAGAACTACAGAACTCTCGTAGACGAATTGGCACAGGAAGATCTCGACCTGTTGGCCCACGCCAGGTCTTGCTCGGTCAGTTCGATAGCAACACCCCCAAATCAAACTCAGTACAATACGACAAACGACAACGCAAGGCAGTTCACAGAGAATTCAAGAAACGTGGTAAGCGAAGGTAGGCTCAGTAGAGCCAGCAGCTCTAGTTCCTCTGGCTGTATGTCCGACGGAGCTTCAAGCAGTTGTGAG GTGGCTTTTGAGTGCGGGGAATTCCCAACGGGCACGATTAAACGGAAACCTTCAATGAATCCGAAGCTACCGCTTACCTCGATAACGCGCCAACTCAAGGAAGTTGGAGAAACGGTACGCGATGAACCGGATAGCTGTCCAAGCCCTACCAGTTCGGGGTCAGGCACTTTAACAAGAAGGCATAGCAGGCGGAGAAGCGGGACTGACTCCGATGGGTCTGGGACTCTGAAAAGACATCACAGATCGGGAAATGCGACTCCCGTCAGTCCCGTACCTCCGGGGACTCCGGTCAGAGAAAGAGCTAGTCCTATTACCTACTCTAGGACGGAAAGCATCGAATCCAAGACTCCGACTAGCCCAATACAACAATGCATG atgGATTCGATAACGTCTCTGCCACCGCCACCCTCACCGTCCAGAGGAACTGACGAGGCGGAATCTGACGGTGAACCCCTGCCTCCTCCACCCCCGGAGATGTTCCGGTCAAACCTCTCTCTGGATAGTCTCCCGCCACCTCCCGCCCCTGGAGAACTTCCAACTTGCCATAGCCCGGACCTGACCGGCTCTTCCTTGAGTCTCGCGTCTCTTCCGCCACCACCGAGCCCCCTGGTCGGTGAAACTGGGACCATAAGACGGGCAAGGCCGAAGCAGTCAACGCCTACGAACTCACTATCACCGGATGGAACACCGACACGCTCGCTCGAAATGGTAAACCAGATTTACGCGACGGCGAACAATAATGGGCAGATTTACTCCGAGAGCCTGACATCCCATGGTGGCAATGGGACGAGTAGTTCGAACGGTTCCAACTGCTCAACGCCCACCAACTCCTACCCGTCGAGCATTACTCCCATGTCGCCTGCCTCCTCGGGGATGTCCGGTAGCCCATGCTTCGCGGCGGTCCCACCACCCTTTGTTCCACCCCCGGCATATGGCACTCAGCACAACTCTCTGCCGGGTAGACAAAACTCTAAAACGGAGTCGATATACGGCGGATCTCTTCAGCACGGCAGCCAGCCCATAAGGCCCAACCCTAACATGGACACGGTGCGGCGTAGCGCGTTGAAGCAGGGCAGCAGCCACTACGCAGCGCCTCCGTACCTCGCCGAGCTCAAGGCAGCTGCTAGCCCCCAACCACAGAGGAGGGTAACCATACAGGAGCCCCCAACATCGCCAAAGGCTAAGACCGGTACCGGGAAAAAGATCACGTTCAATTTACCACCGCAACAGGATCAAGGAAGTCCGGCATTGCCGCAGAGGAAACCCATGCCTCCCAGAAGGTCGAACAGCACGAAGCTCACGTCACCGAAAAAGTTAGCCGCCTCCGACCAGGCGCCGCCCAGAGATTTCTTGAAGGATTTGCAGAGGGTGATGCGTAAGAAGTGGCAGGTTGCCCAAAAGTGCAAACTCGACACGACGACGACTCCTCACGAGGTACTTGGCTTCCGGGATCCTCCGCCAGCCATCGCCGACTACAGGGAAACCAACGTCTCTAACTGGGTTCAGGAGCACTACGGTGCTTACAATCTTTACGAAAACGTTTATGCTACGGACCCCAACGCCCCCGTAGAATACGCGAGCAGTCCGACGAAAACTACAGCGAGCGTCAGGTTTGCGGACGAGAACCGCACGAACAACATCGCCAACGCCATTGCTGGGAAACGAAGGCCACCACCCCCACCCCCGAAGAGGGCCGACACAACTCACCTCACTACGAGAGCCATGCACTGA